A region from the Thauera humireducens genome encodes:
- a CDS encoding efflux transporter outer membrane subunit: protein MSRSPIALTMLKRRSLPLIAVAMLCGCQSAPFVAPAIDLPETWHRPPEAQPGDARTGEARLLPNPDALPDSLATLPWHALLPIPELHALIDAALAANADLRIAIERIELARAQYGIERAALFPGIDASASASRERLPGFDPRENTISENASVGLTMPAWEIDLWGRLEARTEAARREVLANAALADGVRTSLIAQVSSLYLELLDLDAQHEITRRTIDGRRKALRLTRARFDEGVSSILDVRQAESLLAGSEQALADQARRIAQTENALAVLLGRNPGTIRRASHLDTLTPPAQVTTGLPSELLQRRPDIRAAEASLRGAGANLDAARKAFLPRITLTTLLGFATTDLAQLFDSGRQAWSLQPAVGLPLFDAGRLRSGVAAAEAQQRIQVEQYKATIRQAFREVSDALVAFEQLSRQRDATRKVVHANRERLRVTNARYLAGISSYFEVIDAERQLFDSELALSQTSRLLHQSVVQLYRALGGGSSTAQG from the coding sequence ATGTCCCGGTCCCCCATCGCCCTCACCATGCTGAAGCGGCGCAGCCTGCCCCTGATTGCCGTGGCAATGCTCTGCGGCTGCCAGTCGGCCCCCTTCGTCGCGCCGGCAATCGACCTGCCGGAAACCTGGCACCGGCCCCCGGAAGCTCAGCCGGGCGACGCGAGGACGGGCGAAGCCCGTCTCCTTCCGAACCCCGACGCGCTGCCGGACAGTCTCGCCACCCTGCCCTGGCACGCCCTGCTGCCCATTCCCGAGCTGCACGCGCTCATCGACGCAGCCCTCGCCGCCAATGCCGACCTGCGCATCGCGATCGAACGCATCGAGCTTGCCCGCGCGCAGTACGGCATCGAGCGCGCCGCCCTGTTCCCGGGCATCGATGCTTCTGCGAGCGCATCCCGCGAACGCTTGCCAGGCTTCGATCCGCGCGAGAACACGATCAGCGAGAATGCCTCGGTCGGCCTGACGATGCCCGCGTGGGAGATCGACCTGTGGGGGCGGCTCGAGGCACGCACCGAAGCGGCACGGCGCGAGGTGCTGGCCAACGCGGCCCTGGCAGATGGCGTGCGCACCAGCCTGATCGCCCAAGTCTCCTCGCTGTACCTCGAGCTCCTCGATCTGGACGCCCAGCACGAGATCACCCGCCGCACGATCGATGGCCGGCGCAAGGCGCTGCGCCTGACCCGTGCGCGCTTCGACGAGGGCGTCTCGTCCATTCTCGACGTGCGTCAGGCGGAATCGCTGCTGGCGGGCTCCGAGCAGGCGCTTGCCGACCAGGCGCGACGCATTGCCCAGACCGAAAACGCACTCGCCGTCCTGCTCGGGCGCAATCCGGGCACCATCAGGCGCGCGTCACACCTCGATACGCTCACGCCGCCTGCGCAGGTCACCACCGGGCTGCCGTCCGAGCTGCTGCAGCGACGCCCGGACATCCGCGCCGCGGAAGCGTCGCTTCGTGGCGCGGGCGCGAATCTGGACGCCGCACGCAAGGCCTTCCTGCCGCGCATCACCCTGACCACGCTGCTGGGGTTCGCCACCACCGACCTTGCCCAGCTGTTCGACAGCGGCCGCCAGGCATGGTCGCTCCAGCCTGCCGTCGGCCTGCCCCTGTTCGACGCCGGACGCCTGCGCTCGGGCGTGGCCGCCGCCGAAGCGCAGCAGCGCATCCAGGTGGAACAGTACAAGGCCACGATTCGCCAGGCCTTCCGCGAGGTCAGTGACGCACTGGTCGCCTTCGAGCAGCTCAGCCGGCAACGCGACGCCACGCGCAAGGTCGTTCACGCCAACCGGGAGCGCCTGCGTGTCACCAACGCGCGCTACCTCGCTGGCATCTCCAGCTATTTCGAGGTAATCGACGCCGAACGTCAGCTTTTCGACAGCGAGCTGGCGCTGTCGCAGACCAGTCGCCTGCTGCATCAGTCGGTCGTGCAGCTCTACCGGGCGCTGGGCGGCGGATCGAGCACCGCGCAGGGCTGA
- a CDS encoding efflux RND transporter permease subunit gives MNIAEYTIRKAVVAWMVTLLVLVGGWLSYERLGRFEDPEFVIRQAVVVTAYPGASPAQVAEEITDLIEGAVQQMQEVEEITSVSRAGESLVKVEARLAFSRTQAELDQVWDKLRSKIAEAARALPPGAAEPVVKSDFGDVFALFYALTGDGYSPRQLWDYADLLRRELVLVPGVARVALLGERKEAIYVEVSSARAAQLGVPLDRIHASLRAQNLIAPAGAVGAGPLRLQIQPADDVVSVEALGQLVVAGDANSGLLRLRDVADIRREYVDPPAALMRHDGRPAIGLGISNVQGGNVVEMGDAVKRRLAELEGQRPIGMELNVVSFQSDSVRAAVSGFVDNLVAAVVIVVVVLLLFMGLRSGLIIGAVLVLTVAGTLIAMLLDGIAMQRISLGALIIALGMLVDNAIVVTDGILVRLQKGEQVAAAAGAVVRATVWPLLGGTVVGILAFSAIGLSPSDMGEYAGSLFWVILYSMLLSWLFAITLTPLLCAAFLKVKVQAADRESRLLRAYRRLLEGVLAHRVVSGIALAGLLAAGVVAFGHVPAGFMPDSARPQFVVDLTLPQGTDIHATAAVVGQAEAKVRAAPGVTHVSSFIGQGGLRFMLTYSPEDPNPAYGQLLVDVERLEDIAGLIERLQPELEAAFPDASVKVWKFMLGRGGGKKIEAAFRGPDPAVLRRLADEAKAIMAADPDAVAIQDDWRQSVPVVRPRFSVEAAQRAGVLPSDIAAALERNYVGQQIGMYRENERLIPILARSPADERRGVEDLGNAQVFSATAGKYVPVSQFIERIDTVWEDALIRRENRFPTIKAQCDPPAGQLSAPLFERLRPRIEAIALPPGYALEWHGEYKASAEANAGLAAAAPFGFAAMVVAVIVMFNGLRQTAVIWLTVPLAVVGVAVGLLVFQAPFEFMAILGFLSLTGMLIKNAIVLVDQIDVEIRDGKPRLLALLDASASRARPVFLGAATTVLGVAPLLVDPFFRSMAVTIMFGLIFATGLTLVVVPLLYASFFRIREDETRTTACSTPGPESAA, from the coding sequence ATGAACATCGCCGAATACACGATCCGCAAGGCGGTCGTCGCCTGGATGGTCACGCTGCTGGTGCTGGTGGGCGGCTGGCTGTCCTATGAGCGGCTGGGACGCTTCGAGGACCCGGAGTTCGTCATCCGCCAGGCGGTGGTCGTCACTGCCTACCCGGGCGCCTCGCCGGCACAGGTGGCCGAGGAGATCACCGACCTGATCGAGGGCGCGGTGCAGCAGATGCAGGAGGTGGAGGAGATCACCTCGGTGTCGCGCGCCGGTGAATCGCTGGTGAAGGTCGAGGCCAGACTGGCCTTCTCGCGCACCCAGGCCGAACTCGACCAGGTGTGGGACAAGCTGCGCAGCAAGATCGCCGAGGCCGCGCGCGCGCTGCCGCCAGGCGCAGCGGAGCCGGTGGTGAAGAGTGACTTCGGCGACGTCTTCGCGCTCTTCTACGCCCTCACCGGCGACGGCTACAGCCCGCGCCAGCTGTGGGACTACGCGGACCTCCTGCGCCGCGAGCTGGTGCTGGTGCCCGGTGTGGCGCGGGTTGCGCTGCTGGGCGAGCGCAAGGAGGCGATCTACGTCGAGGTGTCCAGCGCCCGCGCCGCGCAACTGGGCGTGCCGCTGGACCGGATCCATGCCTCACTGCGCGCGCAGAACCTGATCGCGCCTGCGGGGGCGGTCGGCGCCGGCCCGCTGCGACTGCAGATCCAGCCGGCCGATGACGTCGTCTCGGTGGAAGCCCTCGGTCAGCTCGTGGTGGCCGGTGACGCCAACAGCGGCCTGCTGCGCCTGCGCGACGTGGCCGACATCCGCCGCGAGTACGTCGACCCGCCCGCCGCGCTGATGCGCCATGACGGCCGGCCGGCAATCGGGCTGGGCATCTCCAACGTGCAGGGCGGCAACGTCGTCGAGATGGGCGATGCGGTCAAGCGCAGGCTGGCCGAGCTGGAAGGCCAGCGCCCGATCGGGATGGAGCTGAACGTGGTCTCCTTCCAGTCGGACTCCGTGCGCGCCGCGGTGTCGGGTTTCGTCGACAACCTGGTGGCCGCGGTGGTGATCGTGGTGGTAGTGCTGTTGCTGTTCATGGGACTGCGCAGCGGGCTCATCATCGGCGCGGTGCTGGTCCTGACCGTGGCCGGCACCCTGATCGCGATGCTGTTGGACGGCATCGCCATGCAGCGCATCTCGCTCGGCGCGCTGATCATCGCGCTGGGGATGCTGGTGGACAACGCCATCGTGGTTACCGACGGCATTCTGGTGCGGCTGCAAAAGGGCGAGCAGGTGGCCGCCGCGGCGGGCGCGGTGGTGCGCGCGACGGTATGGCCGCTGCTGGGCGGCACGGTGGTCGGCATCCTCGCCTTCAGCGCAATCGGCCTCTCCCCCTCCGACATGGGCGAATACGCAGGCTCACTGTTCTGGGTAATCCTGTATTCGATGCTGTTGTCGTGGCTGTTCGCCATCACGCTGACCCCGCTGCTGTGCGCCGCCTTCCTGAAGGTGAAGGTGCAGGCGGCCGACCGCGAAAGCCGGCTGCTGCGCGCCTATCGCCGCCTGCTGGAGGGCGTGCTGGCCCACCGTGTCGTGAGCGGGATTGCGCTGGCCGGCCTGCTCGCCGCTGGCGTCGTCGCGTTCGGCCACGTGCCGGCGGGCTTCATGCCCGATTCGGCGCGGCCGCAGTTCGTGGTCGACCTGACGCTGCCGCAGGGCACCGACATCCACGCCACCGCGGCGGTCGTCGGCCAGGCCGAGGCGAAGGTGCGCGCGGCGCCCGGCGTCACCCACGTTTCGAGCTTCATCGGCCAGGGCGGGCTGCGCTTCATGCTGACCTACAGCCCCGAGGACCCCAACCCCGCCTACGGGCAGCTGCTGGTCGACGTCGAGCGCCTCGAGGACATCGCCGGCCTGATCGAACGCCTGCAGCCCGAGCTAGAAGCCGCCTTTCCGGACGCGAGCGTGAAGGTGTGGAAGTTCATGCTTGGCCGCGGCGGAGGGAAGAAGATCGAAGCCGCATTCCGCGGCCCCGACCCGGCGGTGCTGCGCCGGCTGGCGGACGAGGCCAAGGCGATCATGGCCGCCGACCCCGATGCCGTGGCCATCCAGGACGACTGGCGCCAGTCGGTACCGGTGGTGCGCCCACGCTTCTCGGTCGAGGCGGCACAGCGCGCCGGCGTGCTGCCCTCGGACATCGCGGCCGCGCTCGAGCGCAACTACGTCGGCCAGCAGATCGGCATGTATCGCGAGAACGAGCGTCTGATTCCCATCCTCGCCCGTTCGCCGGCGGACGAGCGCCGCGGCGTGGAGGATCTCGGCAACGCCCAGGTGTTCAGCGCCACCGCCGGCAAGTACGTGCCGGTGAGCCAGTTCATCGAGCGCATCGACACGGTGTGGGAAGACGCACTGATCCGGCGCGAGAACCGCTTCCCGACCATCAAGGCGCAGTGCGACCCGCCTGCGGGTCAGTTGTCCGCGCCGCTTTTCGAGCGCCTGCGGCCTCGGATCGAGGCCATCGCCCTGCCGCCGGGCTACGCGCTGGAATGGCATGGCGAGTACAAGGCCTCGGCCGAGGCCAATGCCGGACTCGCAGCCGCTGCGCCCTTCGGCTTCGCAGCGATGGTGGTGGCGGTGATCGTGATGTTCAACGGTCTGCGCCAGACCGCGGTGATCTGGCTCACCGTGCCGCTGGCGGTCGTCGGCGTGGCGGTCGGACTGCTGGTGTTCCAGGCGCCCTTCGAGTTCATGGCCATCCTCGGCTTCCTGAGCCTGACCGGCATGCTGATCAAGAACGCGATCGTGCTGGTGGACCAGATCGACGTCGAGATCCGCGACGGCAAGCCGCGCCTGCTCGCGCTGCTCGACGCCTCGGCCAGCCGTGCGCGCCCGGTCTTCCTCGGCGCAGCGACCACGGTGCTCGGCGTGGCGCCGCTGCTGGTCGACCCCTTCTTCCGCAGCATGGCGGTGACGATCATGTTCGGCCTGATCTTCGCGACCGGCCTCACGCTCGTGGTGGTGCCCCTGCTGTACGCCAGCTTCTTCCGCATCCGCGAGGACGAGACGCGCACGACCGCCTGCAGCACGCCCGGCCCGGAGAGCGCAGCATGA
- a CDS encoding efflux RND transporter periplasmic adaptor subunit, whose product MVETRRSPSSTAVSSQRHRQRARVAALGGTILLAVLTGCSEPPAPEPTLDPVRPALILAVGPQAATEGGLRLPGRIRAAKRAELSFDVPGFVDRFSLEEGRRVKAGEVVAHLDDRIYRSRLDAARAEFERARSDLARYQRLWDTEMAVARSEVDDRRARLETARTSLAAAERDLADTVIKAPFEGVITRRRVEPFTNVQAKQPIAELQDLRALEVVVNVPERLVRHMRPQQGAVAFLEGDRAVENGTGAPEQALTLELKSFAAEADPLTQTYVVVLAVRSAPPGTNLLPGMAVSVEPAANTAETTDASGASAAITVPLAAVAADGHGQPGVWVVGNDGRVARRAIRTGAIVGAEIAVDAGLAPGDRIVAAGIGALREGMPVRPLESR is encoded by the coding sequence ATGGTTGAGACCCGACGCAGTCCATCGTCCACCGCCGTGTCCTCTCAGCGACACCGCCAGCGGGCACGCGTCGCTGCGCTGGGCGGCACGATCCTGCTCGCAGTGCTGACAGGATGCAGTGAGCCCCCAGCCCCCGAGCCAACGCTCGACCCGGTACGCCCGGCCCTGATCCTCGCGGTTGGTCCGCAAGCGGCCACGGAAGGCGGACTCCGCTTGCCAGGACGCATCCGCGCGGCCAAGCGCGCCGAGCTCTCGTTCGACGTGCCCGGCTTCGTCGACCGCTTCAGCCTCGAGGAAGGGCGGCGGGTGAAGGCCGGGGAGGTCGTTGCGCACCTGGACGACCGCATCTACCGATCGCGGCTCGACGCTGCACGTGCCGAGTTCGAGCGCGCGCGCAGCGACCTCGCGCGCTACCAGCGGCTGTGGGACACCGAGATGGCGGTCGCGCGCTCCGAGGTCGATGACCGGCGCGCCCGCCTCGAAACCGCGCGAACCAGCCTCGCCGCTGCCGAGCGCGACCTCGCCGACACGGTCATCAAGGCGCCTTTCGAGGGTGTGATCACCCGCCGCCGTGTCGAACCCTTTACCAACGTGCAGGCCAAGCAGCCGATCGCCGAGCTGCAGGACCTGCGCGCGCTCGAGGTGGTGGTGAACGTGCCGGAGCGCCTGGTGCGCCACATGCGGCCGCAGCAAGGCGCGGTCGCCTTTCTGGAAGGCGACCGCGCGGTGGAGAACGGCACTGGCGCCCCGGAGCAGGCGCTGACGCTCGAACTGAAGTCCTTCGCAGCCGAGGCCGATCCGCTGACGCAGACCTATGTGGTGGTGCTTGCGGTGCGCTCGGCGCCGCCAGGCACGAACCTGCTGCCGGGGATGGCGGTAAGCGTGGAGCCGGCGGCGAATACGGCTGAAACGACCGACGCCTCCGGAGCGAGCGCCGCAATCACCGTGCCGCTCGCCGCCGTCGCCGCCGACGGACACGGCCAGCCGGGTGTATGGGTGGTCGGGAACGACGGGCGGGTCGCACGCCGGGCGATCCGCACCGGCGCCATCGTCGGCGCCGAGATCGCCGTGGACGCCGGCCTCGCCCCGGGCGATCGCATCGTCGCCGCCGGCATCGGCGCGCTGCGCGAGGGTATGCCGGTGCGCCCGCTCGAATCCCGCTGA
- a CDS encoding RNA recognition motif domain-containing protein, producing the protein MKLLLSGLSPETNLDTLRERMSHFGPVGTIEVIREGDPDTPWFIVELDLPPGAANDVARRIDGIYFHDRFIHARVLLHG; encoded by the coding sequence ATGAAGCTGCTCCTGTCGGGCCTGAGTCCCGAAACGAACCTCGACACGCTGCGCGAGCGCATGAGTCATTTCGGCCCGGTCGGTACGATTGAGGTCATCCGCGAGGGCGACCCCGACACGCCGTGGTTCATCGTCGAACTCGACCTGCCGCCCGGCGCCGCCAACGACGTTGCGCGACGGATCGACGGGATCTATTTCCACGACCGCTTCATCCACGCACGAGTGCTGCTCCATGGTTGA
- a CDS encoding GGDEF domain-containing protein, with product MHSHTLLVMAAILMCIVTMVLAVMWHFNRRIPGLGSWGLAYLSGFALCGLLLAHGRLHEAVFVAAVQTLTFLVAYLNLASARAYAGRPPLPRRYVAGALTGVVALSLYFTIGQAHPGARFAVSSLAAGSLFLLSGRALATGSIAHYPARYLFALASGAHGVFLLLRPLLFSPGSAGLFDATNMLTISQFVVLESIVALMLMAFCILMLANEHSAAKLRRLAERDPLTDVFNRRSFLNLFDKALSQGARSARSVAVLLVDLDRFKSINDSVGHKGGDEALRHFVRTAVATLRNEDVIGRFGGEEFAILLAGSGLHDALATAERLRAAIEANPLQLGGATMVLTVSIGVASSCRHDDADAMLDRADKAMYAAKHKGRNRVETLDQESGLRLPQHAALPQAGR from the coding sequence GTGCATAGCCACACCCTGCTGGTCATGGCTGCGATCCTGATGTGCATCGTCACGATGGTGCTCGCGGTGATGTGGCACTTCAACCGCCGCATTCCCGGCCTCGGCAGCTGGGGGCTGGCCTACCTGAGCGGCTTCGCGCTCTGCGGTCTGCTCCTTGCGCACGGCCGCCTGCACGAAGCGGTTTTTGTCGCCGCGGTGCAGACGCTGACCTTCCTCGTCGCCTATCTCAATCTTGCCAGTGCGCGCGCCTATGCCGGCCGCCCCCCGCTGCCGCGCCGCTACGTCGCCGGAGCCCTCACCGGCGTTGTCGCCCTGTCTCTGTATTTCACGATCGGACAAGCCCATCCGGGCGCACGGTTTGCCGTATCGAGCCTTGCGGCCGGCAGTCTCTTCCTGCTGAGCGGCCGAGCCTTGGCGACGGGCAGCATCGCGCACTATCCGGCGCGCTACCTGTTCGCGCTCGCCAGCGGCGCACATGGTGTTTTCCTGTTGCTGCGACCGCTGCTTTTCAGCCCGGGCAGCGCAGGCCTGTTCGACGCGACGAACATGCTGACGATTTCGCAGTTCGTCGTGTTGGAGTCGATCGTCGCATTGATGCTGATGGCCTTTTGCATCCTGATGCTGGCCAACGAGCACAGCGCGGCGAAACTGCGCCGTCTGGCCGAGCGTGACCCACTGACCGATGTCTTCAACCGGCGCTCCTTCCTGAACCTGTTCGACAAGGCCCTCAGCCAGGGCGCGCGCAGCGCCCGGTCCGTCGCGGTGCTGCTCGTCGACCTGGACCGCTTCAAGTCCATCAACGACAGCGTGGGCCACAAGGGGGGTGACGAAGCCCTGCGCCATTTCGTCCGCACTGCCGTGGCGACGCTGCGCAACGAAGATGTGATCGGCCGGTTCGGGGGCGAGGAGTTCGCCATCCTCCTGGCCGGCAGCGGACTCCATGACGCCCTCGCAACCGCCGAGCGTCTGCGTGCAGCGATCGAAGCGAACCCATTGCAGCTCGGTGGCGCCACGATGGTGCTGACGGTCAGCATCGGCGTCGCAAGCTCGTGCAGGCACGACGACGCCGACGCCATGCTCGACCGCGCAGACAAGGCGATGTACGCCGCAAAGCACAAGGGTCGCAACCGGGTCGAAACCCTGGATCAGGAATCCGGTCTGCGCCTGCCCCAACATGCGGCTTTGCCGCAGGCGGGCCGCTAA
- a CDS encoding NADH:flavin oxidoreductase/NADH oxidase, whose protein sequence is MTALFQPLKLKDVTLRNRIAIPPMCQYMATDGVANDWHQVHYPALARGGAGLVIVEATAVSPEGRISPACLGLWNDTQAAALAPIAASIKAAGAVPGIQIGHAGRKANANRPWEGDDHIPEGDPRAWGTISPSAIAFGANLPKVPKAMTLDDIARVRADFVAAARRARDAGFEWLELHFAHGYLGQSFFSVHANQRDDAYGGSLENRSRFLLETLAAVREEWPEHLPLTARFGVIEYDGRDEETLAESIELARNFKQGGLDLLSVSVGFSTLQANIPWGPAFLAPIAGRVRAEAGLPVASAWGIDDPQVADSTVAKGQLDLVMVGRAHLANPHWPMQAARALKIDRPTWVLPAPYAHWLERYGAR, encoded by the coding sequence ATGACCGCACTGTTTCAACCCTTGAAGCTCAAGGACGTCACCCTGCGCAACCGCATCGCCATTCCGCCGATGTGCCAGTACATGGCCACCGACGGCGTCGCCAACGACTGGCACCAGGTGCATTACCCGGCGCTCGCCCGCGGCGGCGCCGGCCTCGTCATCGTCGAAGCCACGGCCGTCTCGCCCGAGGGTCGCATCAGTCCGGCCTGCCTGGGCCTGTGGAACGACACCCAGGCTGCGGCACTGGCCCCCATCGCCGCGTCGATCAAGGCCGCCGGCGCCGTGCCCGGCATCCAGATCGGCCACGCCGGCCGCAAGGCCAATGCCAACCGCCCGTGGGAAGGCGACGACCACATCCCCGAGGGCGACCCGCGCGCCTGGGGCACGATCTCGCCCTCGGCGATCGCCTTCGGCGCCAACCTGCCCAAGGTGCCCAAGGCGATGACGCTGGACGACATCGCCCGCGTGCGCGCCGACTTCGTGGCTGCCGCCCGGCGGGCGCGCGACGCCGGTTTCGAGTGGCTGGAACTGCACTTCGCCCACGGCTACCTCGGCCAGAGCTTCTTCTCGGTGCACGCCAACCAGCGCGACGACGCCTACGGCGGCAGCCTGGAGAACCGCAGCCGCTTCCTGCTCGAGACGCTGGCCGCCGTGCGCGAGGAGTGGCCGGAGCACCTGCCTCTGACCGCCCGCTTCGGCGTCATCGAGTACGACGGCCGCGACGAGGAAACGCTGGCGGAATCGATCGAGCTGGCGCGCAACTTCAAGCAGGGCGGGCTCGACCTGCTGAGCGTCAGCGTCGGCTTCTCGACCCTGCAGGCCAACATCCCCTGGGGGCCGGCCTTCCTCGCCCCCATCGCCGGCCGCGTGCGTGCCGAAGCCGGCCTGCCCGTCGCCTCCGCCTGGGGCATCGACGATCCGCAAGTGGCTGACAGCACGGTCGCCAAGGGCCAGCTCGACCTCGTCATGGTCGGCCGCGCCCACCTCGCCAACCCGCACTGGCCGATGCAGGCGGCCCGCGCACTGAAGATCGATCGCCCGACCTGGGTGCTGCCGGCGCCGTACGCACACTGGCTTGAACGCTACGGCGCACGCTGA
- a CDS encoding iron-containing alcohol dehydrogenase yields the protein MLNFDYYNPTRIVFGKDSIARLDELVPADARVMVLYGGGSAERNGTLAEVEAALGARTVQRFGGIEPNPAYETLMGAVEQIRREKLDFLLAVGGGSVIDGTKFVAAAVNYAGEPWNILETGGKHVTQALPMGCVLTLPATGSEMNCFSVVTRKSLQAKLSFASPLVFPRFSVLDPVKTFTLPPRQIANGAVDAFVHVMEQYMTYPVNAPVQDRYAESLLQTLIEVGPQALATPEDYEVRANLMWTATQALNGLIGAGVPQDWATHMIGHEITALYGLDHAQTLAIVLPNLLQQRRDAKRAKLLQFAARVWDIHTGTEDERIDAAIARMRAFFESLGVKTRLSDYGIGADAVDRIVAQLEAHGMKKLGEHRDIDLATSRRILEACV from the coding sequence ATGCTGAACTTCGATTACTACAACCCCACCCGCATCGTCTTCGGCAAGGACAGCATCGCCCGCCTCGACGAACTCGTGCCGGCCGACGCCCGCGTGATGGTGCTGTACGGCGGCGGCAGCGCCGAACGCAACGGCACCCTGGCCGAGGTCGAGGCCGCGCTCGGCGCACGTACCGTGCAGCGCTTCGGCGGCATCGAACCCAACCCGGCCTACGAGACCCTGATGGGCGCGGTCGAGCAGATCCGCCGCGAGAAGCTCGACTTCCTGCTCGCCGTCGGCGGCGGCTCCGTCATCGACGGCACCAAGTTCGTCGCCGCAGCGGTGAACTACGCCGGCGAACCGTGGAACATCCTCGAGACCGGTGGCAAGCACGTCACCCAGGCCCTGCCGATGGGCTGTGTGCTGACGCTGCCCGCCACCGGTTCGGAGATGAACTGCTTCTCGGTCGTCACCCGCAAGTCGCTGCAGGCCAAGCTCAGCTTCGCCAGCCCGCTGGTGTTCCCGCGTTTCTCGGTGCTGGACCCGGTCAAGACCTTCACGCTGCCCCCGCGCCAGATCGCCAATGGCGCGGTCGATGCCTTCGTGCATGTGATGGAGCAGTACATGACCTACCCGGTCAATGCACCGGTGCAGGATCGCTACGCAGAAAGCCTGCTGCAGACGCTGATCGAAGTCGGACCGCAGGCGCTGGCCACGCCCGAGGACTACGAGGTGCGTGCCAACCTGATGTGGACCGCCACGCAGGCGCTCAACGGCCTGATCGGCGCCGGCGTGCCGCAGGACTGGGCGACGCACATGATCGGCCACGAGATCACCGCCTTGTACGGTCTCGACCACGCGCAGACGCTGGCCATCGTGCTGCCCAACCTGCTCCAGCAGCGTCGCGACGCCAAGCGCGCCAAGCTGCTGCAGTTCGCCGCACGCGTGTGGGACATCCACACCGGCACCGAGGACGAGCGCATCGACGCGGCCATCGCCCGCATGCGCGCCTTCTTCGAGTCGCTCGGCGTCAAGACCCGCCTGTCCGACTACGGCATCGGCGCCGACGCGGTCGACCGCATCGTCGCCCAGCTCGAGGCCCACGGCATGAAGAAGCTCGGCGAACACCGCGACATCGACCTCGCCACCAGCCGCCGCATCCTCGAAGCCTGCGTGTAA
- a CDS encoding TetR/AcrR family transcriptional regulator encodes MSSRHTDTRQHILDTGNRMIAAKGFSCVGLAELLQASDVPKGSFYHYFKSKEAFGQALLQDYFDNYLGQLDTLFGTPGLDGRTQLLRYFGQWRSTQAQENCNEQKCLVVKLGAEVADLSEAMRLTLRDGTDRIISRLADCVESGVADGSLPALEPLPTARTLYQLWLGASLLAKLHRDESPLEHAWAATQHLLEP; translated from the coding sequence ATGAGTTCTCGCCACACCGATACCCGCCAGCACATCCTCGACACCGGTAACCGCATGATCGCGGCCAAGGGCTTCTCCTGCGTCGGTCTCGCGGAACTGCTGCAGGCCTCGGACGTGCCCAAGGGCTCGTTCTATCATTACTTCAAGTCGAAGGAGGCCTTCGGCCAGGCCTTGCTGCAGGACTACTTCGACAACTACCTGGGCCAGTTGGACACCCTGTTCGGCACGCCCGGGCTGGATGGCAGGACGCAGCTCCTGCGCTATTTCGGCCAGTGGCGCAGCACCCAGGCGCAGGAAAACTGCAACGAACAGAAGTGCCTCGTGGTCAAGCTCGGCGCCGAGGTTGCGGACCTGTCGGAAGCGATGCGGCTCACGCTGCGCGACGGCACCGACCGCATCATCAGCCGCCTCGCCGACTGCGTGGAGAGCGGCGTCGCCGACGGCTCGCTGCCGGCGCTCGAGCCCCTGCCCACGGCACGCACGCTGTACCAGCTCTGGCTCGGCGCCAGCCTGCTGGCCAAGCTGCACCGCGACGAAAGCCCGCTCGAGCATGCCTGGGCGGCCACCCAGCATCTGCTCGAACCCTGA